The nucleotide sequence GGGGTGGCAGGTGGACGGCGACGGCAGCGCACGGGAACTGGTGTGGCGAGCGCCCGCGCCCGTTCCTCCCGGCGACGCCCGCGTGGAGTTCCGCGCCGGCGACCGGCTGCTCGGTATACCGGCGCCGAGCGGCGACGGCCGCACCTTCCGGCTCCCCCTGACCGGCCGCGCCGACGACCTCCCCCTCGACGACCTGCGGGTCCTGGCGGGCGGCCGCCGTCTGGACGGGACCAAGAACTCCGCCGCGGACCGGCGGCGTTCGTCCCGCGCCGTACCGCCGTCGGCCCAGGCGCCCGCCCCGCTGCCGGCCGGCTCCGTCGACCCGGGCCGGCCGGGCCCCTACCGCACGGTCGGCGGCGGTTACGACCTGGCGCCGGTGAAACTGCCGGGCTTCGCCCAGCCGGTGGAGATGCGGGCGGTCGTGGTGGCGCCGAAGGGAGCCGTCGGCAAGCGGCCGCTCGCACTGTTCCTGCACGGCCGGCACACCACCTGCTACCGGCCGGGCAGCGACGAACCCGACATCTCCTGGCCGTGCCCGGCCGGCATGAAGTCCATCCCCAGCCACCGGGGTTACCTCCAGGACCAGCGACTCCTCGCCTCGCAGGGCTACGTCACCGTGTCCGTCTCGGCGAACGGTGTCAACGGCCAGGACGCCCAGGTCGAGGACGCCGGTGCACAGGCCCGTTCCTCACTGGTGCGACTGCACCTCGCCCGGTGGGCCGACTGGGCCGCCCACCCGGACAGGGCCCCCGCCACGGTGCCGGACGCGGCGAAGGCCGACCTCTCGCGCGTCCTGCTCGTCGGTCACTCGCGCGGCGGCGAGGGCGTCAACCGCGCCGCCCTGGACAGCCTGTACCCGCCGCCCGCCGCACAGGACGGCTACCGGGGTCCGGTCCGCTGGAAGATCCGCGGAACCGTCCTCGTCGGACCGACGATCTTCGGCCAGAATCCGGTCGCCGACGTACCGTCGGTCACCGTCCTGCCCGGCTGTGACGGCGACGTGGCCGACCTGGAGGGCGAGTCCTACCTCGACGGCACGCGCGGCATCAGCAAGGGCACCGCCCTGCACAGCGCCGTCTACGTGGTCGGCGCCAACCACAACTTCTTCAACACCGAGTGGACGCCGGGCAAGTCGGTCGCGCCGTCGTCCGACGACTTCCGGGAGGACCCGGAGGCGCCCGACCCCGTCTGCTCCGTCGGCCGCCCCACCCGGCTGACGGCCGACCAGCAGCACCGGGCCGGCAGCACCTACATCGCCGCCGCGGCCCGGCTGTTCGTCGGCGGTGACGACCGGGTGCGTCCGCTGCTCGACGGCACCGGCAGGCGCGCGCCCTCCGCCGACCCGGCCCGCGTGCTGACCCACGCGGTCGGCGCCCGCCGCACCGGAGGGTTCGTGCCCGACGACGGGGTCGAGGTGACCGGCGGCCGGGTGTGCCGCGCGGACTCCGACCCGGCCGTGTCCTGTCTGGGCGAGAACGCCACCGGGATGTCCCCGCACTTCGGCTGGTGGGACCTGGAGAAGGACTCGGGCAAGACCGCGGTCGCGCTGAAGTGGTCCGCGCCGGGCACCCCGACGACGGTCACCTCACGGGCCGCCGTCTCCCTCTCCGGCGCCAGGAGCCTGGCGCTGCGGGTCTTCGTGCCGCCCAACAGCACCGGCACCCGGCTGGACGTGTCCGTCACCGACACCGCGGGACGTCGCGCCGCTCTCGGCCGCGTCGCGGTCGACGGGCTGCCGGGCTCCGGCCGCACCTCCTCCTACTGGGCCCGCGAGGTCCGCGTCCCGCTCACCGCGGCCACCCGCGCCGGACTCGACCTCCGGCACGTCAGGTCCGTTTCCCTGACCCCGCGTTCGGGTTCCGGCCAGGCGTGGTTCATGGACGCCTGGGGCTGGGCTCCCGGCACACCGGCGGTACGGCCCGCGGCGCTGCCGCGCGTCGACATCGGCCGGCTCACCGCCAAGGAGGGCGACTCCGGTACCCGCACCTACCACGTCCCGGTGCGGGTCTTTGGCCACGGCAGCGGCACGGTGCGCTTCTACGTCGTCGATCCGGCGACGGGCGAGCCGACGGAGAAGGTGGTCGCGGTACGGCCCGGCAGCAGCCCGATCGACGTGCCGGTCGAGGTACGGGGCGACACCCGCTTCGCCTACGACGTGACGCACGACCTGCTGGTCAAGGCCGTGCGCGGCGCCGTCGTGGGTTCCTACCGGGGCGGGGTCACGGTGGAGAACGACGACCCGGCGCCGAAGGTGTCCCTCACGGCGGTGACCGACCGGGTGACCGAGGGCGGATCGCTGAGCTGGCGGATCTCGCTGTCGGAGACGGCCGACGTCGACTTCTGGCAGCCGGTCCTGGTGCTCCCGGTCACCGGGGGCGCCGAACTGTCCACCAAGGACGTGGACCCGCAGTGGCTGCTGGACAACTCCGGTGACGTGCCGGATCCCGAGCGTCCGCTGTCGCAGGCGAACCTGTGGGTCTTCGTGAGGATCCCGGCCGGGGCCACCGACACCGACTTCACCGTGCCCACGGTGAAGGACCAGGTGGCGGAGCCCGCCGAGTCGATGCGCCTGGCGCTGACCGACGACGAGGCCGAGCCGCTGCCCGACCGGCCGGCGCTCACGGGCACCGTGCTCGACGGGCCGTAGCACGCGCGCACCGTCCGCAGGGGGGCCGGGACCGTGCGGTCCCGGCCCCCCGTTCCGCGTTCAGAGCGTGACGCGGATCCCGACGGTCCCGTCCTTGCCGCGGCGCAGCCTGCTGCCCAGCAGGACGAGACGGCCGACGACGCCGTACTTGCGGGCCAGCAGGGCGCGGTAGCGGGCGGTGGCCGCCGCGTCGCAGATCTCGGCGGTGGCCGGCACCTGCTCGCCGGTCGGGTTGCCGCGTACGTCGCAGGGCCCGACGAGCACGTCGCCGCGGGCCCTGATCCGCTTCACCTTCCAGGCGTCGGCGGCCGACCAGGCGCCGAGCGTGTCCCCGTCGCGCACCACCCACACGGGGGTGGCGACGCCGGTCCCGTTCTTGCGGTAGCTGGTGATCAGCAGGTACTTGCCCGACGCCAGCCGGTCGATCGCCTTCTCGTCCATGCCCGCAGTCTAGGCAGCGGCGCCCGTCCCCACCTCGGCGGCCGGTGCACCGTTGCCTGACGTACGGGGCGGACGCGGTTCAGCCCACCGCGGCCGCCATCCGCCGTACGCCTTCGGTGAGGATCTCCGCCGACGTCGCCAGGTTCAGCCGGACGTGCCCGTCCCCGCCGGTGCCGAAGTCCGGTCCGGGGCTGAGGGCGACCCGCCCCCGTTCCAGGAA is from Streptomyces asoensis and encodes:
- a CDS encoding PPOX class F420-dependent oxidoreductase, with the translated sequence MDEKAIDRLASGKYLLITSYRKNGTGVATPVWVVRDGDTLGAWSAADAWKVKRIRARGDVLVGPCDVRGNPTGEQVPATAEICDAAATARYRALLARKYGVVGRLVLLGSRLRRGKDGTVGIRVTL